From the genome of Acipenser ruthenus chromosome 14, fAciRut3.2 maternal haplotype, whole genome shotgun sequence, one region includes:
- the LOC117419787 gene encoding calumenin isoform X1 — MECRQILLCLALYVVCTLSKPTEKKDRVHHDPQLSDKVHDDGENFDYDHNAFLGAEDAKTFDQLTPEESKERLGMIVDKIDGDKDGYVTEDELKAWIKKAQKMYIYANVDRQWNDFDVNNDGSISWDEYKNVTYGTYLDDPEPEDGFNYKQMMTRDERRFKLADKDGNLIATKEEFTAFLHPEEYDYMKDIVVLETMEDIDKNGDGFIDLEEYIGDMYSHEGDPQEPEWVKTEREQFVEFRDKNKDGRMDKEETKDWIMPSDYDHAEAEAKHLVYESDQDKDGKLTKEEVVNKYDLFVGSQATDFGEALVRHDEF, encoded by the exons ATGGAGTGTCGACAGATTCTACTTTGCTTGGCACTCTATGTGGTGTGTACTCTGAGCAAACCCACTGAGAAGAAGGACCGCGTTCACCACGACCCCCAGCTCAGTGACAAAGTGCACGATGATGGCGAGAACTTTGACTATGATCACAATGCCTTCCTGGGAGCAGAGGATGCCAAAACCTTTGACCAGCTCACCCCAGAGGAGAGCAAGGAAAGGCTTGG AATGATTGTAGATAAGATTGACGGGGATAAGGATGGGTATGTGACTGAGGATGAGCTGAAGGCCTGGATTAAAAAGGCCCAGAAGATGTACATCTATGCTAATGTGGATCGGCAGTGGAATGATTTCGATGTGAACAATGATGGGTCCATCTCCTGGGACGAATACAAAAATGTCACGTATGGCACATATCTGG ATGACCCAGAACCTGAAGATGGTTTCAACTACAAACAGATGATGACAAGGGATGAGAGGCGTTTCAAATTGGCAGACAAGGATGGCAACCTGATTGCCACCAAAGAAGAATTCACAGCTTTCCTGCACCCAGAAGAGTATGACTACATGAAGGATATTGTAGTTCTG GAAACAATGGAAGATATTGATAAGAATGGAGATGGTTTTATTGATCTTGAAGAATATATTG GGGACATGTATAGTCATGAAGGAGACCCTCAGGAGCCTGAGTGGGTGAAAACTGAGCGGGAacagtttgtggagttcagagacAAAAATAAAGATGGTAGGATGGACAAAGAGGAGACCAAGGACTGGATTATGCCTTCAGACTACGACCATGCTGAAGCGGAGGCAAAGCACCTTGTTTACGAATCTGACCAGGACAAG gaTGGCAAACTCACTAAAGAAGAAGTTGTAAATAAATACGACTTGTTTGTTGGAAGTCAAGCAACTGATTTTGGAGAGGCCTTAGTACGGCATGATGAGTTTTAA
- the LOC117419787 gene encoding calumenin isoform X2 — translation MECRQILLCLALYVVCTLSKPTEKKDRVHHDPQLSDKVHDDGENFDYDHNAFLGAEDAKTFDQLTPEESKERLGKIVNKIDEDKDGFVTAEELKNWIKFSQKRWIYEDVDRQWKGHDLNEDGLISWEEYKNATYGYILDDPEPEDGFNYKQMMTRDERRFKLADKDGNLIATKEEFTAFLHPEEYDYMKDIVVLETMEDIDKNGDGFIDLEEYIGDMYSHEGDPQEPEWVKTEREQFVEFRDKNKDGRMDKEETKDWIMPSDYDHAEAEAKHLVYESDQDKDGKLTKEEVVNKYDLFVGSQATDFGEALVRHDEF, via the exons ATGGAGTGTCGACAGATTCTACTTTGCTTGGCACTCTATGTGGTGTGTACTCTGAGCAAACCCACTGAGAAGAAGGACCGCGTTCACCACGACCCCCAGCTCAGTGACAAAGTGCACGATGATGGCGAGAACTTTGACTATGATCACAATGCCTTCCTGGGAGCAGAGGATGCCAAAACCTTTGACCAGCTCACCCCAGAGGAGAGCAAGGAAAGGCTTGG CAAGATAGTAAATAAAATAGATGAAGACAAAGACGGGTTTGTAACCGCAGAGGAGCTGAAAAATTGGATAAAATTTTCGCAAAAGCGCTGGATTTACGAAGACGTAGACCGCCAGTGGAAGGGGCACGACCTTAACGAGGACGGCCTCATATCCTGGGAGGAATACAAAAATGCCACTTACGGCTACATTCTAG ATGACCCAGAACCTGAAGATGGTTTCAACTACAAACAGATGATGACAAGGGATGAGAGGCGTTTCAAATTGGCAGACAAGGATGGCAACCTGATTGCCACCAAAGAAGAATTCACAGCTTTCCTGCACCCAGAAGAGTATGACTACATGAAGGATATTGTAGTTCTG GAAACAATGGAAGATATTGATAAGAATGGAGATGGTTTTATTGATCTTGAAGAATATATTG GGGACATGTATAGTCATGAAGGAGACCCTCAGGAGCCTGAGTGGGTGAAAACTGAGCGGGAacagtttgtggagttcagagacAAAAATAAAGATGGTAGGATGGACAAAGAGGAGACCAAGGACTGGATTATGCCTTCAGACTACGACCATGCTGAAGCGGAGGCAAAGCACCTTGTTTACGAATCTGACCAGGACAAG gaTGGCAAACTCACTAAAGAAGAAGTTGTAAATAAATACGACTTGTTTGTTGGAAGTCAAGCAACTGATTTTGGAGAGGCCTTAGTACGGCATGATGAGTTTTAA
- the LOC117419700 gene encoding Golgi-associated RAB2 interactor protein 1A-like: MLNLENDADVSAWELHKTVQSTENGPLGKLLRSPEYNLFPLSAVFESDFIQVTKKGNNVDLHNIPITLTLGVTSTVPSLPLPNILLIARMEVPEPDNATPYTELSSNHILLTTSCVTLSPYFLCRIVPLKFVKLTVCEKQKQLLKLRMANGKSYYLLLDRIHPDIVFLKWTRLIHILRCGLSTTFKDPSVHMPQTNFCDSYSSSSITSLEDYETRRQHQKARQQGKKEKPSRGQYQSPFQKCKPFERKTSLQITDDNENKRIPRETGYQTIQTNSFSEQYEKEQTLSFCYCNKCDYCLHKHLTNRWSDSEDSKEQSEDIPCEEMDYGLWERDAPALMPLSRLSGLIATGRGFKTF; encoded by the exons ATGTTAAATCTAGAAAACGATGCAGATGTCTCCGCTTGGGAACTGCACAAGACAGTCCAGTCAACTGAAAACGGACCGTTGGGTAAACTTCTGAGATCTCCGGAGTACAACCTCTTTCCACTGTCAGCAGTGTTTGAAAGTGATTTCATACAA GtgacaaaaaaaggaaacaatgtGGATTTGCACAACATTCCCATAACCCTGACACTTGGTGTAACATCTACCGTACCATCACTGCCTCTCCCAAATATATTGCTGATTGCAAGGATGGAGGTCCCAGAACCTGATAATGCAACACCCTATACGGAACTCTCCAG CAACCACATTCTCTTGACTACAAGCTGTGTAACACTTTCTCCTTATTTTCTTTGCAGAATTGTTCCGCTCaagtttgtaaaattaacagtctgcgagaaacagaaacagctgcttaAACTGCGCATGGCCAATGGCAAATCTTACTACCTGTTGCTCGACAGGATTCATCCAGATATTGTCTTTCTGAAGTGGACACGTCTAATTCACATACTTCGCTGTGGACTCTCCACCACTTTTAAAGATCCATCTGTTCATATGCCTCAAACAAACTTTTGTGATTCGTACAGCTCCTCATCTATTACATCACTGGAGGACTATGAAACACGG agacaaCATCAGAAAGCAAGACAAcaaggaaaaaaagagaaacctAGTAGAGGTCAATACCAATCACCCTTTCAGAAATGCAAGCCATTCGAAAGAAAGACATCCCTGCAAATAACAGATGACAATGAAAACAAGAG gATCCCTCGTGAAACAGGCTACCAAACCATCCAGACAAACAGTTTTTCTGAACAATAtg AAAAAGAGCAAACATTGAGCTTTTGTTACTGCAACAAGTGTGATTACTGTCTTCACAAGCATCTGACAAATAGATGGAGTGATTCTGAAGACAGTAAAGAACAATCAGAAGATATTCCGTGTGAGGAGATGGATTATGGACTCTGGGAACGAGATGCACCAGCGCTAATGCCACTTTCCCGTCTCAGTGGCCTCATTGCCACAGGGCGGGGGTTTAAGACATTTTAG